A DNA window from Sporosarcina sp. ANT_H38 contains the following coding sequences:
- a CDS encoding HAD family phosphatase, whose translation MELITESKKKGIIMRVAIFDFDGTLYSDETFQLLMSHLRYHPVYHPNYKQFYRAILPPFIGHKLKLVPEAKMKERSMQVYLNALGQMSSKELDAYFGELTDRVREGFNPEVIARLKQHASENVHIMLVSGAYTSLLQSVTKELQFDTIIGTEIPMKEGKTDNRTPIHHIQGPRKNEKIQEALNGKEIDWQNSFAYGDSLSDLSVLELVGNPVAVRPDPRLKAIAKEREWEII comes from the coding sequence ATGGAATTAATTACAGAAAGCAAGAAAAAGGGGATTATTATGCGAGTTGCGATATTCGATTTTGATGGAACACTGTATTCAGATGAAACTTTTCAGCTACTAATGAGCCATTTAAGATACCATCCCGTCTATCATCCTAATTACAAACAATTTTACCGGGCTATCCTTCCACCTTTTATCGGCCACAAGTTGAAACTGGTTCCAGAGGCCAAAATGAAAGAACGTTCCATGCAAGTGTACTTAAATGCGCTTGGACAAATGTCCTCTAAAGAATTAGATGCTTATTTCGGAGAATTAACCGATCGTGTACGTGAAGGCTTTAATCCTGAAGTTATTGCACGTTTGAAACAGCATGCTTCTGAAAATGTACATATTATGCTTGTTTCAGGTGCGTACACTTCCCTTTTACAATCCGTCACAAAGGAGTTGCAGTTCGATACGATCATCGGTACAGAGATCCCCATGAAAGAGGGAAAGACCGACAATCGTACACCTATCCATCATATACAAGGGCCACGAAAAAACGAAAAGATTCAAGAAGCACTCAATGGAAAAGAGATCGACTGGCAAAATAGTTTCGCATACGGCGATAGTCTTTCCGACTTATCTGTACTGGAACTCGTCGGGAACCCTGTTGCCGTTCGACCAGATCCACGATTAAAAGCTATAGCTAAAGAACGTGAATGGGAAATAATTTAA
- a CDS encoding RluA family pseudouridine synthase, with amino-acid sequence MKKNHKNSASRKDDMSVYTVKEPMELLPFLLEMMTKSSRNSVKSILTRGQVTVNGKMVTQHNHPLQAGQRIEILKNRAAMKEDTLVGVAILHEDDDIIVINKEAGLLSVASKNPEDMTAYRQLMNYVKETNPRSRVYIVHRLDRDTSGVMLFAKNEEVKNALQAAWNDVVKERTYTALVEGVVRKKTGTISSWLKESKTFKVYSNPTDNGGQHAVTHYKTLQSNSNYTLLEVQLETGRKNQIRVHMEDLGHPIVGDKKYGSSVNPIKRIGLHATALALLHPSTGELVRFKADVPSALITKSK; translated from the coding sequence ATGAAAAAAAATCATAAGAATTCAGCAAGTAGAAAAGATGATATGTCCGTTTATACAGTGAAAGAACCAATGGAGTTATTACCCTTTCTATTGGAAATGATGACTAAAAGTAGCCGAAACTCAGTGAAATCTATACTGACACGTGGACAGGTTACAGTGAATGGCAAGATGGTAACGCAACATAATCATCCACTTCAAGCTGGTCAGCGTATTGAAATCCTTAAAAATCGAGCGGCAATGAAAGAGGATACGTTAGTTGGTGTAGCTATTTTGCATGAAGATGACGATATAATCGTTATTAACAAAGAAGCAGGTCTGCTATCAGTCGCTTCAAAAAATCCGGAAGATATGACAGCTTACAGACAGTTAATGAACTACGTAAAAGAAACGAATCCCCGAAGCCGAGTATATATCGTTCACCGTTTGGACAGAGACACGTCGGGTGTCATGTTATTTGCCAAAAATGAAGAGGTGAAAAATGCATTACAGGCTGCATGGAATGACGTGGTGAAAGAACGTACGTATACGGCGCTTGTTGAAGGTGTTGTTAGGAAAAAAACAGGTACAATTTCCTCATGGCTTAAGGAAAGTAAAACGTTTAAAGTGTACTCAAACCCGACTGACAATGGAGGGCAACATGCTGTAACCCATTACAAAACGCTACAATCGAATAGTAATTACACTTTACTTGAGGTTCAGCTGGAAACAGGTCGTAAAAATCAGATTCGCGTTCATATGGAAGACCTTGGCCACCCAATTGTTGGCGATAAAAAATACGGATCTAGCGTTAATCCAATCAAACGAATCGGCCTTCATGCTACGGCATTGGCACTTTTACATCCGAGTACTGGAGAACTAGTCCGATTTAAGGCGGATGTACCTTCCGCACTTATTACGAAGTCAAAATGA
- a CDS encoding MBL fold metallo-hydrolase: MIIKTYDDLQQAEMVLSFGKQKMTVSVFMIDGLLIDSGPAKMKAKLLPLFEQWDMTKVILTHHHEDHTGLAYWLQENKKVPIYIHESGIKDCEKHTKLPFYRKVFWGEREPFQPIKLDDIIATNNYNWDVIHTPGHAHDHVALFNQEKGWMFGGDLYIQPTPKSLFAFESVPEIITSLRKILTYDFETYICSHAGIKVKGRQAIERKLDYLESVQQEVQTLHNHGMTPHAIRKKLFPKSHPMHYFSFFENSPNHIVNSILG; this comes from the coding sequence ATGATAATCAAAACTTATGATGATCTTCAACAGGCAGAGATGGTGCTTTCATTTGGTAAGCAAAAAATGACCGTTTCCGTCTTTATGATAGATGGGTTATTAATTGATAGTGGTCCAGCGAAAATGAAAGCAAAACTCTTACCCTTGTTTGAACAGTGGGATATGACAAAAGTAATCTTAACGCACCATCACGAAGATCATACGGGATTGGCATATTGGCTTCAAGAAAATAAGAAGGTCCCGATTTATATTCATGAATCTGGGATTAAAGACTGTGAAAAGCATACGAAGTTGCCTTTTTATCGTAAAGTTTTTTGGGGGGAAAGAGAACCATTCCAACCGATTAAATTGGATGACATAATTGCAACAAATAACTACAACTGGGATGTCATTCATACACCTGGTCACGCGCATGATCATGTTGCGCTGTTTAATCAGGAAAAAGGTTGGATGTTTGGCGGTGATTTATATATACAACCGACTCCGAAAAGTTTGTTTGCATTTGAATCTGTTCCAGAAATTATCACATCATTAAGAAAAATATTGACGTATGATTTTGAAACGTATATTTGCTCCCATGCAGGGATCAAAGTTAAAGGCAGACAAGCAATTGAGAGGAAGTTAGATTATTTGGAGAGCGTACAACAAGAAGTTCAAACTCTTCATAATCATGGCATGACTCCGCATGCAATAAGAAAAAAACTATTTCCTAAAAGTCATCCGATGCACTACTTTTCCTTCTTTGAAAATTCACCAAATCATATCGTCAACTCGATTTTGGGATAA
- a CDS encoding SDR family NAD(P)-dependent oxidoreductase — MQRPERINDKQFVIGMENKIVIITGANSGIGKAAALRFASEGYRVIMACRNMEISKVVQIQITELSNNYNVDLMELDVSSFDSIRKFCSEFKAKYPHLDILIHNAAYLNYGEKEYKLSAEHIELSFATNTFGPFLLNNLLADHLEKSQDPRILNACTTNIKNFFDPGRQIEFDNLRGEFRNTRRYNVYKMYGDSKMALLILTFKMAEEFKSREIKVNALQINRVKLSKETIKKLSSFWKVLAWAQNFTNPLPSGMADNYFHICTSNEFSNVTGQLINHKREIVQPSTKEKGIAQLKNIFGSSNYPKYASDSQNAEKIWNLSTELTNE, encoded by the coding sequence GTGCAAAGACCTGAGAGAATTAATGATAAGCAGTTTGTAATCGGCATGGAAAATAAAATCGTTATTATTACAGGAGCAAATTCAGGGATAGGTAAAGCAGCAGCTCTGCGATTTGCAAGCGAAGGATATCGTGTTATCATGGCTTGCCGCAATATGGAAATTAGTAAAGTAGTACAAATTCAAATAACAGAACTTTCTAACAACTATAACGTAGATCTAATGGAGTTGGATGTTTCTTCTTTTGATTCTATTCGTAAATTCTGCTCAGAATTTAAAGCCAAATACCCTCATTTGGACATCTTAATACATAATGCCGCTTACTTAAATTACGGTGAAAAAGAATATAAACTTAGTGCCGAACATATCGAATTGTCTTTCGCTACTAATACATTCGGCCCGTTTTTATTAAATAATTTATTAGCAGATCATCTAGAAAAATCGCAAGACCCTAGAATCCTTAACGCCTGCACGACGAATATCAAAAACTTCTTCGATCCGGGAAGGCAAATAGAATTCGATAATTTGCGTGGTGAATTCCGAAACACACGGCGTTATAACGTATATAAAATGTACGGAGACTCGAAAATGGCTTTACTGATACTAACATTCAAAATGGCAGAAGAATTTAAAAGCCGAGAGATTAAAGTCAATGCTCTTCAGATAAACCGTGTGAAATTATCAAAAGAAACGATTAAAAAACTAAGTTCTTTTTGGAAAGTGCTTGCATGGGCTCAAAATTTTACTAATCCTTTACCGTCGGGCATGGCAGATAACTATTTTCATATTTGCACCTCAAATGAATTCAGCAATGTTACAGGCCAGTTAATCAACCATAAAAGAGAGATTGTTCAGCCATCCACAAAAGAAAAAGGAATTGCGCAATTGAAGAATATTTTCGGTTCGAGTAATTACCCAAAATACGCGAGCGATAGTCAAAATGCTGAAAAAATATGGAATTTGAGCACCGAACTAACAAACGAATAG
- a CDS encoding spore coat protein, giving the protein MTQNTSGQSNDQTHQNMHTGSVPQQMNHGGHELFDVHEALSGTVAGLNQAMLLRTHVKDPELLDILDRQYRFTLDEYNITVECFKTGANPSHPTGRYEMKQGNDFVYGMKPSQPKKPMQSVADISDEIISGFLLGSAKAGASMKTMAATETCNPVVRRVLADSVPNCIEMAYELAIYQNKHHYYQVPQLAAQDMQQLLNSFASSQGQPGMPTNNLQ; this is encoded by the coding sequence TTGACGCAAAACACATCCGGTCAATCGAACGATCAAACTCACCAAAACATGCACACAGGTAGCGTTCCACAACAGATGAATCACGGCGGTCATGAATTGTTTGATGTTCACGAGGCATTATCCGGGACCGTCGCGGGTCTGAACCAAGCAATGCTATTACGAACACATGTCAAAGATCCTGAGTTACTTGATATTTTGGATCGCCAATACCGCTTCACTTTAGACGAATATAATATTACAGTTGAATGTTTCAAAACTGGAGCTAATCCGTCACATCCCACCGGAAGGTATGAGATGAAACAGGGAAATGATTTCGTTTATGGCATGAAACCGTCTCAACCGAAAAAACCTATGCAATCCGTCGCAGACATATCGGATGAAATAATTTCGGGCTTTTTACTAGGCTCCGCAAAGGCTGGAGCATCGATGAAAACGATGGCTGCCACGGAAACATGTAACCCTGTAGTACGTCGCGTACTTGCTGACTCTGTACCGAATTGTATTGAAATGGCTTACGAACTGGCGATTTACCAAAACAAACACCATTATTACCAGGTGCCGCAACTGGCCGCACAAGATATGCAACAATTATTGAATTCGTTCGCCTCTTCACAAGGCCAACCGGGAATGCCCACTAACAATCTTCAATAA
- a CDS encoding glycoside hydrolase family 18 protein, with the protein MQIHVVQKGQSLYGIAQAYGINYQEIAQANEIPDPSRIVVGQALVIPIVGSYHWIQPGQSLFVIAEMYGMTVNELARVNGISPSQNLRVGQRLYIPPQPKKTAESLLYVEPRTPVTQVMIDEVRRRVDALTYLAMFSYEAQRDGSLKAPTIDDIPNIASAAGAANALVVSNLENFAFNPDLAHVLFTDQAAQNRLFGNLIQVANEVGYKDIHFDFELLYPEDRELYNSFLRNARDRFHNAGFTISSALAPMTSDVRTGIYGAHDYRAHGEIVDFVSLMTYEWGYTYSDPQAVSPIGPVRNVIEYAVSQIPSEKIFLGQNLYGYDWSSPYPSQGGSAAKAISPQNAVELAVNREVDIQYDYVAQAPHFTYTDDTGVRHEVWFEDARSIQAKFDLIKEFNLRGIMYWKLGLDFPQNWLLLENNFNIRKIT; encoded by the coding sequence ATGCAGATTCATGTGGTACAAAAAGGACAAAGTTTGTATGGAATAGCTCAAGCTTACGGCATCAATTATCAAGAAATTGCGCAAGCGAATGAAATACCAGATCCATCACGTATCGTTGTGGGTCAAGCGTTAGTCATTCCGATTGTTGGAAGTTATCACTGGATTCAACCAGGTCAGTCACTTTTTGTTATTGCTGAAATGTATGGTATGACAGTAAATGAACTTGCAAGAGTAAATGGAATATCACCATCGCAAAACTTGCGTGTTGGACAACGTCTTTACATTCCGCCGCAACCGAAAAAGACCGCGGAATCCTTACTCTATGTAGAGCCGAGGACGCCAGTAACTCAAGTAATGATTGACGAAGTAAGACGAAGAGTCGATGCACTGACGTACCTAGCCATGTTTAGTTACGAAGCGCAACGAGATGGATCATTGAAAGCACCCACAATCGATGACATTCCGAATATAGCGAGTGCTGCGGGAGCGGCGAACGCACTCGTTGTAAGCAATCTAGAAAACTTTGCGTTTAATCCAGATCTTGCTCATGTATTGTTTACGGATCAAGCAGCCCAAAATCGGTTATTCGGCAATCTCATTCAGGTTGCCAATGAAGTTGGTTATAAGGACATTCATTTTGATTTTGAGTTGTTATATCCAGAAGACCGTGAACTGTATAATAGTTTTCTACGAAATGCAAGGGATCGATTCCATAATGCCGGATTTACAATTTCGTCCGCGCTCGCACCTATGACGAGTGACGTCAGGACAGGGATTTACGGGGCTCATGACTATCGTGCCCACGGGGAGATTGTGGATTTCGTCTCACTCATGACTTATGAGTGGGGATATACGTACAGCGATCCTCAAGCAGTCAGTCCAATAGGTCCTGTTCGGAACGTAATCGAGTATGCTGTCAGTCAAATTCCGAGTGAAAAAATATTCTTAGGACAAAATTTATACGGTTACGATTGGTCGTCACCTTATCCGAGCCAAGGTGGATCTGCTGCTAAGGCGATAAGCCCTCAAAATGCAGTAGAACTTGCGGTTAACCGAGAAGTTGATATCCAATACGACTATGTGGCGCAGGCACCACATTTTACGTATACCGATGATACAGGCGTACGCCATGAAGTATGGTTTGAAGATGCACGTAGTATTCAAGCTAAATTTGACCTGATCAAAGAATTCAACTTACGCGGGATTATGTATTGGAAACTAGGTTTAGATTTCCCGCAAAACTGGTTGTTATTGGAGAATAACTTTAATATACGTAAAATTACGTAA
- the gdhA gene encoding NADP-specific glutamate dehydrogenase, translated as MTKLNESHNDNKKRANDYVHEVYELIKKRNPDEKEFLQATREIFDSLRPVFSKHPVYITNGILERITEPQRIITFRVTWEDDKGKVHVNRGFRVQFNSDLGPYKGGIRFHPSVNSSIMKFLAFEQIFKNALTGQPIGGGKGGSDFDPKGKSDREIMRFTQSFVTELSRYIGPDTDVPAGDIGVGKREIGYMFGQYNRLKGGYEAGVFTGKDPNHGGSLGRKEATGYGTVYFVAEMLKSAGLSFEGKKVVVSGSGNVSTYAIEKAIQLGATVLACSDSDGYIYDENGINLETLKRLKEVENKRISEYINEHPEAKYYEDCSRIWSIPCDIALPCATQNEIDEIAARILIANGVIAVGEGANMPCTLEAMAVFHEHKTLFGPAKAANAGGVAVSAMEMSQNSMRLSWTVEEVDERLQTVMKNIYTSCMDAAEAYGHPGNLVMGANIAGFLKVADAMVAHGLS; from the coding sequence ATGACGAAGTTAAATGAATCTCACAATGATAATAAGAAAAGAGCAAATGATTACGTCCATGAAGTCTATGAATTGATCAAGAAAAGAAATCCAGATGAAAAAGAGTTTTTACAAGCAACTAGAGAAATCTTCGATTCTCTTCGCCCTGTCTTCTCCAAGCATCCCGTCTATATAACAAACGGCATTTTAGAACGTATTACGGAACCGCAACGCATCATCACTTTCCGGGTTACATGGGAGGATGATAAAGGTAAAGTTCATGTGAATCGTGGCTTCCGTGTCCAGTTCAATAGTGATCTCGGACCATATAAAGGCGGTATCCGATTCCATCCTTCCGTAAATAGCAGCATCATGAAATTTCTTGCATTTGAACAAATCTTTAAAAATGCGTTAACAGGCCAACCGATTGGTGGAGGTAAAGGTGGTTCTGACTTTGATCCTAAAGGTAAATCTGACCGCGAAATTATGCGATTCACTCAGAGCTTCGTCACGGAGTTGAGCAGATATATTGGTCCTGATACTGATGTGCCTGCAGGCGACATTGGTGTTGGTAAGAGAGAAATTGGTTATATGTTTGGGCAGTATAATCGCTTAAAAGGCGGTTACGAAGCCGGTGTATTCACAGGGAAAGATCCGAATCACGGTGGTAGCCTTGGGCGAAAAGAAGCTACAGGATATGGAACAGTCTATTTTGTTGCAGAAATGTTAAAGTCAGCCGGGCTAAGTTTTGAAGGGAAAAAAGTTGTTGTTTCAGGGTCGGGTAATGTATCTACTTATGCAATTGAAAAAGCAATACAGTTAGGTGCTACTGTCTTGGCTTGTAGTGATTCAGACGGTTATATTTATGATGAAAATGGCATCAATTTAGAAACGTTGAAGCGTTTGAAAGAAGTCGAGAACAAACGAATTTCGGAATACATCAATGAACATCCGGAAGCAAAGTATTACGAGGATTGTTCGAGAATCTGGTCAATTCCATGTGATATTGCACTTCCGTGTGCGACGCAAAATGAAATTGATGAGATAGCTGCACGTATACTGATTGCGAATGGTGTAATAGCAGTCGGAGAAGGTGCTAATATGCCTTGCACGCTTGAAGCTATGGCAGTTTTCCATGAGCATAAGACTTTATTCGGTCCGGCGAAGGCCGCAAATGCAGGAGGGGTAGCGGTATCAGCGATGGAAATGTCTCAAAATAGCATGCGCCTTTCTTGGACAGTCGAAGAGGTTGATGAAAGACTTCAAACTGTCATGAAAAATATCTATACGAGCTGTATGGATGCAGCTGAAGCATATGGACATCCCGGTAACCTCGTAATGGGGGCAAACATTGCTGGATTTTTGAAAGTAGCAGATGCAATGGTAGCTCATGGTCTTAGTTAA
- a CDS encoding argininosuccinate synthase, with protein sequence MMTKKKVVLAYSGGLDTSVAVQWLTEQGYEVVAVCLDVGEGKDLDFIQAKALQVGAVNSYVIDAKEEFAQEYALLSLQAQTYYENKYPLVSALSRPLISKKLVEVAHKENATAVAHGCTGKGNDQVRFEVAIKALDPSLEVIAPVREWSWSREEEIAYAKEKNIPIPIDLESPYSVDQNLWGRANECGILEDPWAAPPEEAFGLTVSIENAPDTPDVIEIDFLKGVPVSIDGQKYPLSDLIMKLNDIGGKHGVGRIDHVENRLVGIKSREVYECPGAIILLKAHKELEDLTLVKELAHFKPIISQKLSELIYNGLWFSPLRDALEAFIKETQQYVNGTVRVKLFKGHALVEGRKSANSLYDMNLATYTSDDSFDQSAAVGFIKLWGLPTEVHSMVNKKQTVEK encoded by the coding sequence ATTATGACTAAGAAAAAAGTTGTTTTAGCATATTCAGGTGGACTAGATACTTCTGTGGCGGTACAGTGGCTAACAGAACAAGGGTACGAAGTAGTTGCGGTTTGTCTTGATGTCGGAGAAGGCAAAGACTTGGACTTCATTCAGGCAAAAGCGTTACAGGTTGGGGCTGTAAATAGCTATGTAATTGATGCGAAAGAGGAATTCGCACAGGAGTATGCGTTGCTTTCTCTTCAAGCTCAAACTTATTATGAAAACAAATATCCACTTGTATCGGCACTTTCACGTCCGTTGATTTCGAAAAAACTCGTTGAAGTGGCGCATAAAGAAAATGCTACGGCAGTGGCGCACGGCTGTACAGGAAAAGGGAATGACCAAGTACGTTTCGAAGTGGCAATTAAAGCATTGGATCCGTCGTTAGAAGTAATCGCTCCAGTTCGTGAGTGGAGTTGGTCGCGTGAAGAAGAAATTGCTTACGCGAAAGAAAAGAATATACCGATTCCAATTGATTTGGAAAGTCCATATTCCGTCGACCAAAACTTATGGGGTCGTGCTAATGAGTGTGGAATCTTGGAAGATCCATGGGCGGCACCACCTGAAGAAGCTTTCGGTCTTACGGTTTCAATCGAAAATGCTCCGGATACGCCAGACGTCATTGAAATTGATTTCCTAAAAGGTGTGCCAGTCAGTATAGATGGTCAGAAATATCCACTAAGTGATCTAATTATGAAACTGAATGATATTGGTGGGAAACACGGAGTGGGAAGAATAGATCATGTGGAAAACCGTCTCGTTGGGATCAAATCACGTGAAGTGTACGAATGTCCAGGAGCAATTATATTGTTGAAAGCTCATAAGGAATTGGAAGATCTTACACTCGTCAAGGAATTGGCCCATTTCAAACCGATTATTTCACAAAAATTAAGCGAGTTAATCTATAACGGCCTTTGGTTCTCGCCACTTAGGGACGCATTGGAAGCATTTATTAAAGAAACACAGCAGTACGTGAATGGGACAGTGCGCGTGAAGTTGTTCAAGGGGCACGCACTTGTTGAAGGCAGAAAGTCAGCGAATTCACTTTACGACATGAACTTGGCAACGTATACCTCTGATGACTCGTTTGACCAATCTGCAGCGGTTGGGTTCATCAAGCTTTGGGGATTACCTACAGAAGTTCACAGCATGGTAAACAAGAAGCAAACAGTTGAAAAATAA